One genomic segment of Streptosporangium album includes these proteins:
- a CDS encoding MFS transporter: MFGAWRQFGSFDTRVRLLLLNQFTIKLGFNMLMPYLAGHLTQGLGYAAWALALVLSVRNVSQRAMCLVGGGLADRFGCKGAIVAGCALRTAGFALLGVADSIPALVVASAATGFAGALFDPGVRTYLAGEAGERRAEAFGLFNVAGQAGLLLGPLAGLALSGADFRAVALTAAALFAALTVLQATALPACRAVPAVPEPAAGWRQVVRNRRLMVFAAAMTGAYVLPFQVYLALSLAMQHALAEEQDIGMGQMFALSALVVIAGQNRVTAWARGRWSPGRSLAWGLLVMGLAFVPLVVVASPAPAGFGGEELAETIGILPILLAAVLLALGTTLVCPFEMEVIVALARGRLVGTHYGLYATFSGVAITAGGLVTGAVWELAGRCGLARLPWAGLALLGVSCAAAVAVLDRAGLLRASGPQQGPGKVSAALTEG, translated from the coding sequence GTGTTCGGTGCCTGGCGGCAGTTCGGCTCCTTCGACACGCGGGTGCGGCTGCTCCTGCTCAACCAGTTCACGATCAAGCTGGGGTTCAACATGCTCATGCCGTATCTGGCGGGGCACCTCACCCAGGGGCTGGGATACGCCGCCTGGGCCCTGGCCCTGGTGCTGAGCGTGCGCAACGTCAGCCAGCGGGCCATGTGCCTGGTCGGCGGCGGCCTGGCGGACAGGTTCGGTTGCAAGGGGGCCATCGTCGCCGGTTGCGCCCTGCGCACGGCGGGCTTCGCGCTGCTCGGGGTGGCCGACTCCATTCCCGCGCTGGTCGTCGCCTCGGCCGCCACCGGGTTCGCCGGCGCGCTGTTCGACCCCGGAGTGCGCACGTATCTGGCCGGCGAGGCGGGGGAGCGCCGGGCGGAGGCGTTCGGCCTGTTCAACGTCGCCGGGCAGGCGGGTCTGCTGCTGGGGCCCCTGGCCGGACTGGCCCTGTCCGGGGCGGACTTCCGCGCCGTCGCGCTCACGGCCGCCGCCCTGTTCGCGGCGCTCACCGTGTTGCAGGCCACGGCGCTGCCCGCGTGCCGTGCGGTCCCGGCCGTGCCAGAGCCGGCGGCCGGCTGGCGGCAGGTCGTGCGCAACCGCCGGCTCATGGTCTTCGCCGCCGCCATGACCGGGGCCTACGTGCTGCCGTTCCAGGTCTACCTGGCGCTCTCCCTGGCCATGCAGCACGCCCTGGCCGAGGAGCAGGACATCGGCATGGGGCAGATGTTCGCGCTGTCCGCGCTGGTGGTGATCGCCGGGCAGAACCGGGTCACCGCGTGGGCGCGCGGCCGGTGGTCACCCGGCCGGTCCCTGGCGTGGGGCCTGCTCGTGATGGGGCTGGCCTTCGTCCCCCTGGTGGTCGTCGCCTCGCCCGCCCCCGCCGGTTTCGGCGGCGAGGAACTCGCCGAGACGATCGGCATCCTCCCGATCCTGCTGGCCGCGGTGCTGCTGGCCCTGGGCACGACGCTCGTCTGCCCGTTCGAGATGGAGGTGATCGTCGCGCTGGCGCGTGGCCGTCTCGTCGGCACGCACTACGGTCTCTACGCCACCTTCTCCGGCGTCGCGATCACCGCCGGCGGCCTGGTGACCGGCGCGGTCTGGGAGCTGGCCGGCCGGTGTGGCCTGGCCCGCCTGCCCTGGGCCGGGCTCGCCCTGCTGGGCGTCTCCTGCGCGGCGGCGGTGGCCGTACTGGACCGCGCCGGTCTGCTCCGCGCGTCCGGGCCACAGCAAGGACCGGGGAAGGTAAGCGCCGCGCTAACCGAAGGATGA
- a CDS encoding ABC transporter ATP-binding protein, whose amino-acid sequence MILEAVDVYRFYRSGEEETLALRGVSLDVAPGEMVAIVGPSGSGKSTLLACLAGLDDPDGGIIRVAGQRISHQPEPVKAARRAELIGVLSQSGNLIEHLTVAQNVDLAQRLVKRRDPDWRDGILKRMGLAGRAGAWPSRLSGGEAARAALAVALANKPALLLADEPTGELDEHTETPVLELIRDQAAGDTAVVVASHSLAVRRLADRTVTLRDGRVT is encoded by the coding sequence ATGATCCTCGAGGCCGTCGACGTCTACCGGTTCTACCGATCGGGCGAGGAGGAGACACTGGCCCTGCGGGGCGTCTCGCTCGACGTCGCACCCGGTGAGATGGTCGCGATCGTCGGGCCGTCCGGGTCGGGCAAGTCGACCCTGCTCGCCTGCCTGGCCGGACTGGACGACCCCGACGGGGGGATCATCCGGGTCGCCGGTCAGCGGATCAGCCACCAGCCCGAACCCGTCAAGGCCGCCCGCCGGGCCGAGCTGATCGGCGTGCTGTCCCAGAGCGGCAACCTGATCGAACACCTCACCGTGGCCCAGAACGTCGACCTCGCCCAGCGGCTCGTCAAACGCCGCGATCCGGACTGGCGTGACGGGATCCTCAAGCGGATGGGCCTGGCGGGACGGGCCGGAGCCTGGCCCAGCCGGCTGTCCGGCGGGGAGGCGGCGCGCGCGGCCCTCGCCGTCGCGCTGGCCAACAAGCCCGCGCTGCTGCTGGCCGACGAGCCCACGGGGGAACTCGACGAGCACACCGAGACCCCCGTGCTGGAACTGATCCGCGACCAGGCGGCCGGGGACACCGCGGTGGTCGTCGCCTCCCACAGCCTCGCCGTACGCCGTCTCGCCGACCGGACCGTGACCCTGAGGGACGGGCGGGTGACATGA
- a CDS encoding ABC transporter permease, with protein sequence MLSLIWLRGLLHRRAGRLVGAAAGIALAVALLASLGMFLTAAKATMTARSVQRVPVDWQVEVEPGSPPATVAAALPGTSKEVGFARVEGFEARSGGQTLTTGPGQTLGLPADYAVTFPGELRFLTGASTGGLLPQQTAANLHAVPGSMVTVHRAGLPDAQVRVDGIVELPQADSLFQKVGAPVGAQPQAPPDNVLLLPEATWHRLFDPLARDHVRTQFHVRIDHRLPADPAAAYDQVTGAARNLEVRLAGAGLVGDNLGAALGAAREDALYSQILFLFLGLPGAALAALLTAMITASGAPRRRAEQALLRTRGASLGPLLRLASAEAAVVGVTGALAGLGLAMLTRWTLYGSAAPGATPVATTGWAVAAVVVGLLISAATVLLPAVRDARAGTVAAGRRSFGRVSRSPAWMRYGLDLWLLVASAVVFSITSQAGYHLVLAPEGVPQISVDYWAFTGPALLWIGAGLLIWRLTTMFLGAGRPVVQRLAAPLAGGLSGTVAATLQRQRGALSRTVALAALAVVFAVSTAVFDATYQQQALVDAELTNGADVTVTGASVPQVEAVPGVAHAEPLQHRFAYVGSDLQDLYGVRPSTILPATRLQDAYFVGGTAADLIGRLARQPDAILVSQETVHDFQLRPGDLLRLRTESGKVIPFHYAGVVTEFPTAPRDSFLVANASYIAAQTGDTAAVVLVATDGTAPHVVADRLRARLGPAVKITDLDTSRRAVGSSLTAVDLGGLTTIELAYGLTLAVAATGLLLILGFTERRRTFALANLLGARPRQLGAFVWTEVALVGAGAALFGGVIGWTLSHMLVAVLSGVFDPPPSRLAVPWGYLGAVASLGLAAVLVAGAVAVRAARRPPLAILRDL encoded by the coding sequence ATGCTCTCGCTGATCTGGCTCAGAGGACTGCTCCACCGCCGTGCGGGCAGGCTAGTCGGCGCGGCGGCGGGCATCGCCCTGGCCGTCGCGCTGCTGGCGTCGCTGGGCATGTTCCTCACCGCGGCCAAGGCGACGATGACCGCCCGCTCCGTCCAGCGCGTGCCGGTGGACTGGCAGGTGGAGGTGGAGCCGGGCAGCCCGCCCGCCACCGTCGCCGCCGCCCTGCCCGGGACGTCCAAGGAGGTCGGCTTCGCGCGGGTGGAGGGGTTCGAGGCCAGGAGCGGCGGCCAGACGCTGACGACCGGGCCGGGCCAGACGCTCGGCCTGCCCGCCGACTACGCGGTCACCTTCCCCGGTGAGCTGCGCTTCCTCACCGGCGCCTCCACCGGCGGTCTGCTGCCCCAGCAGACCGCCGCCAACCTGCACGCCGTCCCCGGGAGCATGGTCACCGTCCACCGGGCGGGCCTCCCCGACGCCCAGGTGCGGGTCGACGGCATCGTCGAGCTTCCCCAGGCCGACTCGCTCTTCCAGAAGGTGGGCGCGCCGGTCGGTGCCCAGCCCCAGGCGCCCCCGGACAACGTCCTGCTGCTGCCGGAGGCGACCTGGCATCGTCTGTTCGACCCGCTCGCCCGCGATCACGTGCGCACCCAGTTCCACGTGCGGATCGACCACCGGCTCCCCGCCGACCCGGCCGCCGCCTACGACCAGGTCACCGGGGCCGCGCGTAACCTGGAGGTCCGCCTCGCCGGGGCCGGGCTGGTGGGTGACAATCTGGGCGCCGCGCTCGGGGCCGCCCGCGAGGACGCGCTGTACTCCCAGATCCTGTTCCTGTTCCTCGGCCTGCCGGGAGCGGCCCTCGCCGCTCTCCTCACCGCCATGATCACCGCTTCCGGGGCGCCCCGGCGCCGCGCGGAGCAGGCACTGCTGCGCACCCGCGGGGCTTCGCTCGGGCCGCTCCTGCGGCTCGCGTCGGCCGAGGCGGCGGTGGTCGGCGTCACGGGCGCGCTGGCCGGGCTCGGCCTGGCCATGCTGACCCGGTGGACGCTGTACGGCTCGGCGGCTCCCGGTGCGACCCCCGTCGCGACGACGGGATGGGCCGTCGCGGCCGTCGTCGTTGGCCTGCTCATCTCCGCCGCCACGGTGCTGCTTCCGGCCGTGCGCGACGCCCGTGCCGGCACGGTGGCCGCCGGCCGCCGATCGTTCGGACGTGTCTCCCGGTCACCGGCGTGGATGCGCTACGGGCTGGACCTGTGGCTGCTGGTCGCCTCGGCCGTGGTGTTCTCGATCACCAGCCAGGCCGGCTACCACCTGGTCCTCGCTCCCGAGGGCGTCCCGCAGATCTCCGTCGACTACTGGGCGTTCACCGGGCCCGCCCTGCTCTGGATCGGCGCGGGGCTGCTGATCTGGCGCCTGACCACCATGTTCCTCGGAGCGGGAAGGCCGGTCGTCCAGCGGCTCGCCGCGCCGCTCGCGGGCGGCCTGTCGGGCACCGTCGCCGCCACCCTGCAGCGGCAGCGCGGAGCGCTCAGCAGGACCGTGGCCCTGGCCGCGCTCGCCGTCGTCTTCGCCGTCTCCACCGCCGTCTTCGACGCCACCTACCAGCAGCAGGCCCTGGTCGACGCGGAGCTCACCAACGGCGCCGACGTCACCGTCACCGGTGCGAGCGTGCCGCAGGTCGAAGCCGTCCCCGGGGTGGCCCACGCCGAGCCGCTCCAGCACCGCTTCGCCTACGTCGGCTCCGACCTGCAGGACCTGTACGGCGTCCGCCCCAGCACGATCCTGCCCGCGACCCGGCTGCAGGACGCCTACTTCGTCGGCGGCACCGCCGCCGACCTCATCGGGCGGCTGGCCAGGCAGCCCGACGCGATCCTGGTCAGCCAGGAGACCGTCCACGACTTCCAGCTCCGTCCCGGGGACCTGCTCCGGTTGCGCACCGAGAGCGGCAAGGTCATCCCCTTCCACTACGCCGGGGTCGTCACCGAGTTCCCCACCGCCCCGCGTGACAGCTTCCTGGTCGCGAACGCCTCCTACATCGCCGCGCAGACCGGTGACACGGCCGCGGTCGTGCTGGTCGCCACCGACGGCACCGCGCCTCACGTGGTGGCCGACCGGCTACGGGCCCGGCTCGGCCCGGCGGTGAAGATCACCGATCTGGACACCTCCCGCCGGGCCGTCGGCTCCAGCCTCACCGCCGTGGACCTCGGCGGCCTGACCACGATCGAGCTGGCCTACGGCCTGACCCTCGCGGTGGCGGCCACCGGGTTGCTGCTGATCCTGGGCTTCACCGAGCGCCGCCGTACCTTCGCCCTGGCCAATCTGCTCGGAGCCAGGCCCCGGCAGCTCGGCGCGTTCGTCTGGACCGAGGTCGCACTCGTCGGCGCCGGTGCGGCTCTCTTCGGCGGGGTAATCGGATGGACCCTGTCGCACATGCTCGTCGCCGTGCTGTCGGGGGTGTTCGACCCGCCGCCCAGCCGGCTCGCGGTGCCCTGGGGCTATCTCGGCGCCGTGGCCTCGCTGGGCCTCGCCGCCGTGCTGGTGGCGGGGGCGGTAGCCGTACGGGCCGCCCGCCGGCCGCCCCTGGCCATCCTGCGCGACCTGTGA
- a CDS encoding phosphatase PAP2 family protein — MRVLRTSLPLLLLGVALGLVARTPGWTHADLAVSEAVRRVRAPWPTAIAQVLNVVFGTFAGLVLVAVLVGLLAVLGRVRLAVLTFTVIAAGWLVSPIFKALVGRPRPPAAYLLTPELGSGSYPSGHVCLTLSVAVAVALLAHGTRWFRPAAAVGAIIVVAQMLARIYLGAHYPTDTVGSILLTTAATYPVIVYRETVEHWAARIEHPRPPGRPPRFTPPRTGGGS, encoded by the coding sequence ATGAGAGTCCTGCGGACGTCGCTCCCGCTGCTGCTCCTGGGCGTGGCGCTCGGGCTGGTGGCGAGAACCCCGGGGTGGACGCATGCCGACCTGGCCGTCAGCGAGGCGGTCCGGCGGGTGCGCGCCCCCTGGCCGACCGCGATCGCGCAGGTGCTGAACGTCGTCTTCGGCACGTTCGCGGGGCTGGTCCTCGTGGCCGTCCTCGTCGGGCTGCTCGCCGTCCTCGGCCGGGTCCGTCTCGCGGTACTCACCTTCACCGTGATCGCCGCCGGCTGGCTCGTCAGCCCGATCTTCAAAGCGCTCGTCGGCCGCCCCCGGCCCCCGGCCGCCTACCTGCTGACGCCCGAGCTCGGCAGCGGCAGCTACCCGAGCGGGCACGTCTGCCTGACCCTGTCGGTGGCCGTCGCCGTGGCCCTGCTGGCCCACGGGACCCGCTGGTTCCGCCCGGCCGCGGCCGTCGGGGCGATCATCGTGGTCGCGCAGATGCTCGCCCGGATCTACCTGGGCGCCCACTACCCGACCGACACCGTGGGCTCGATCCTGCTGACCACGGCGGCGACATACCCGGTGATCGTCTACCGCGAGACCGTCGAGCACTGGGCGGCCCGGATCGAGCACCCGAGGCCGCCGGGGCGGCCACCGCGTTTCACACCCCCCCGGACGGGTGGCGGGTCCTAA
- a CDS encoding sensor histidine kinase has translation MTAETGQDGIPLRRRVLTVIIAVTVLAVALFAIPLALSVRQLYRDETVTALERDAAWIAAVLPDDVALNPRTPFALPPTVSADLTVGVYTVDGRRLLGAGPAASALARRSRDGHVREAVEDDFLAVSAPIPSDGRMAAVVRVATPYDRVEDQVHRTWLLMAALAAVVLLLAIVLAVRQAARLAAPLEELTAAAQALGGGDFSIRAPRSGVREADAAGEALEATANRLGRLLERERAFSADVSHQLRTGLTGLMLGLESALARPTGDLAPTIRTAIDRGEHLRTVIEDLLRLARDSRTGDEPLDVPTLLEEIRRDWHGPLAAAGRRLTVTVDPGLPQVSARPSAVRQILHVLLDNATTHGGGEVTVEATDLGTGMAIEVGDQGRGVADEEKAFTRRRSAGDGHGIGLALARSLAEAEGGRLVLRRGSPPLFSLLLPES, from the coding sequence GTGACCGCCGAAACCGGGCAGGACGGCATCCCACTGCGCCGCCGGGTGCTCACTGTGATCATCGCCGTCACGGTGCTGGCCGTGGCGTTGTTCGCGATCCCGCTGGCCCTGTCGGTGCGGCAGCTCTATCGCGACGAGACCGTCACGGCGCTGGAGCGCGACGCGGCCTGGATCGCCGCCGTCCTCCCCGACGACGTGGCGCTGAATCCACGGACCCCGTTCGCGCTTCCCCCCACGGTCTCGGCCGACCTGACCGTCGGCGTCTACACCGTGGACGGACGCCGCCTGCTGGGCGCGGGGCCGGCGGCCTCCGCTCTCGCCAGACGGAGCCGGGACGGGCACGTGCGGGAGGCGGTCGAGGACGACTTCCTGGCCGTGTCCGCGCCCATCCCCTCCGACGGGAGGATGGCGGCGGTGGTCCGGGTGGCCACGCCGTACGACAGGGTGGAGGACCAGGTGCACCGGACGTGGCTGCTCATGGCCGCACTGGCCGCCGTCGTGCTCCTGCTGGCCATCGTCCTCGCCGTCCGCCAGGCGGCCCGGCTCGCCGCCCCCCTGGAGGAGCTCACCGCGGCGGCCCAGGCACTGGGCGGCGGCGACTTCAGCATCCGGGCGCCACGCTCGGGAGTGCGCGAGGCGGACGCCGCCGGCGAGGCGCTGGAGGCGACAGCGAACCGGCTGGGCCGGCTGCTGGAGCGGGAGCGGGCCTTCAGCGCCGACGTCTCCCACCAGCTCCGCACCGGGCTGACGGGGCTGATGCTCGGCCTGGAGTCCGCGCTGGCCAGGCCCACCGGTGACCTGGCACCGACGATCCGCACGGCCATCGACCGGGGCGAGCATCTGCGCACCGTCATCGAGGACCTGCTCCGGCTCGCCCGCGACAGCCGTACCGGCGATGAACCGCTCGACGTGCCCACCCTGCTGGAGGAGATCCGCCGGGACTGGCACGGACCGCTGGCCGCCGCGGGGCGCCGTCTGACCGTCACCGTGGATCCCGGCCTTCCCCAGGTCTCGGCGCGGCCGTCCGCCGTACGGCAGATCCTGCACGTGCTGCTCGACAACGCCACGACCCACGGAGGCGGCGAGGTCACCGTGGAGGCCACCGATCTGGGGACGGGCATGGCGATCGAGGTCGGCGACCAGGGCCGGGGGGTCGCCGACGAGGAAAAGGCATTCACCCGCCGCCGCTCGGCCGGTGACGGGCACGGAATCGGCCTCGCCCTGGCCCGCTCCCTCGCCGAGGCGGAGGGTGGCCGCCTGGTGCTGCGCCGCGGCTCGCCACCGCTGTTCAGCCTGCTGCTGCCGGAGTCATAG
- a CDS encoding catalase produces the protein MTSDGRTDKDRQLDAVRVDFQETVLTTDQGIRVDDTDNSLKAGERGPTLMEDFQFREKITHFDHERIPERVVHARGAGAHGYFEAYDDSLAAFTSAAFLTTPGLRTSVFTRFSTVAGSRGSADTVRDVRGFAVKFYTPQGNFDLVGNNMPVFFIQDGIKFPDFVHAVKPEPQNEIPQASSAHDTLWDFVQLQPETTHMMMWLMSDRALPRSYRMMQGFGVHTFRLVDTEGRATFVKFHWKPRLGVHSLVWDETQKIAGKDPDFNRRDLWEAIENGDFPEWELGVQLVAEKDERSFDFDLLDATKIIPEEQVPVRPVGRLVLDRNPDNFFAETEQIAFHLGNVVPGIDFTNDPLLQARLFSYLDTQLIRLGGPNFSQIPINRPVAEVRNHHRDGYGQMTVPRGQASYHPNSLGGGCPAVGGEGAYTHYQERVEGHKIRKRSESFADHYSQATLFWNSMADWEKEHIVAAFRFELGKVNHTHVREGVIRNLNNVDHDLAVLVSEGVGVEPPAEPATPNHGHGSPALSQAHDPARSVATRKIAILAADGVDAAQVEAVRAALTTMGAVCEVLAARDGAVQGEGGEQVAVTRALSTTASVLYDAVVVPGGEASVGVLSEDGDAVHFVSEAFKHGKAVGALDAGAELLRVARVGTSPQPGVVIGERGATEDFTSAFAAAVAAHRHPARDTRRIPA, from the coding sequence ATGACCAGTGACGGCCGCACGGACAAGGACCGGCAACTGGACGCGGTCCGGGTCGACTTCCAGGAGACCGTCCTGACCACCGATCAGGGCATCCGAGTGGACGACACCGACAACTCACTCAAGGCGGGCGAACGTGGCCCGACGTTGATGGAGGACTTCCAGTTCCGGGAGAAGATCACCCACTTCGACCACGAGCGGATCCCCGAGCGGGTGGTGCACGCCCGCGGGGCGGGCGCCCACGGCTACTTCGAGGCCTATGACGACTCGCTGGCCGCCTTCACCTCGGCGGCGTTCCTCACCACGCCGGGGCTGCGCACCTCGGTCTTCACCCGGTTCTCCACAGTGGCCGGATCGCGGGGATCCGCCGACACCGTACGCGACGTGCGCGGCTTCGCCGTCAAGTTCTACACCCCACAGGGCAACTTCGACCTCGTGGGCAACAACATGCCGGTCTTCTTCATCCAGGACGGCATCAAGTTCCCCGACTTCGTGCACGCGGTGAAGCCCGAGCCGCAGAACGAGATCCCGCAGGCCTCCTCGGCGCACGACACGCTGTGGGACTTCGTGCAGCTCCAGCCCGAGACCACCCACATGATGATGTGGCTGATGTCGGACCGGGCGCTGCCGCGCAGCTACCGGATGATGCAGGGCTTCGGGGTGCACACCTTCCGCCTCGTCGACACCGAGGGCCGGGCCACCTTCGTGAAGTTCCACTGGAAGCCCCGGCTGGGCGTCCACTCACTCGTCTGGGACGAGACCCAGAAGATCGCCGGCAAGGACCCCGATTTCAACCGCAGGGACCTGTGGGAGGCGATCGAGAACGGGGACTTCCCCGAATGGGAGCTGGGCGTGCAGCTCGTGGCCGAGAAGGACGAGCGCTCCTTCGATTTCGACCTCCTGGACGCCACCAAGATCATCCCAGAGGAGCAGGTGCCGGTGCGGCCGGTGGGGCGCCTGGTGCTCGACCGCAACCCCGACAACTTCTTCGCCGAGACCGAGCAGATCGCCTTCCATCTCGGCAACGTGGTGCCCGGCATCGACTTCACCAACGACCCGTTGCTCCAGGCGCGCCTGTTCTCCTACCTCGACACCCAGTTGATCAGGCTCGGCGGGCCCAACTTCTCGCAGATCCCGATCAACCGGCCGGTGGCCGAGGTGCGCAACCACCATCGTGACGGCTACGGCCAGATGACCGTCCCCCGCGGCCAGGCGAGCTACCACCCCAACTCCCTCGGCGGCGGCTGCCCCGCGGTGGGCGGCGAGGGCGCGTACACCCATTACCAGGAGCGGGTGGAGGGCCACAAGATTCGCAAGCGCAGTGAGAGCTTCGCCGACCACTACAGCCAGGCCACCCTGTTCTGGAACAGCATGGCCGACTGGGAGAAGGAGCACATCGTCGCGGCGTTCCGCTTCGAACTCGGCAAGGTAAATCACACCCACGTCCGCGAGGGCGTGATCCGCAACCTCAACAACGTCGACCACGATCTGGCCGTTCTGGTCTCCGAGGGTGTCGGGGTCGAGCCGCCGGCCGAACCCGCCACGCCCAACCACGGCCACGGCTCCCCCGCGCTCAGCCAGGCCCACGATCCGGCGAGGAGCGTCGCCACCAGGAAGATCGCCATTCTCGCCGCCGACGGTGTCGACGCCGCTCAGGTGGAGGCCGTGCGGGCGGCGCTCACCACGATGGGGGCGGTGTGCGAGGTACTGGCCGCGCGGGACGGCGCCGTACAGGGCGAGGGCGGCGAACAGGTCGCGGTGACCCGGGCACTGAGCACCACGGCCTCGGTACTCTACGACGCCGTGGTGGTGCCCGGTGGAGAGGCGAGTGTGGGAGTCCTGAGCGAGGACGGCGACGCCGTGCACTTCGTCTCCGAGGCGTTCAAGCACGGTAAGGCCGTCGGAGCCCTGGACGCCGGGGCGGAGCTGCTGCGGGTGGCCCGGGTGGGGACCTCCCCGCAGCCCGGTGTGGTCATCGGCGAGCGGGGAGCCACCGAGGACTTCACCTCGGCCTTCGCCGCGGCGGTGGCCGCGCACCGCCATCCCGCACGCGACACCCGGCGGATACCGGCGTGA
- a CDS encoding response regulator transcription factor yields the protein MTAIRVLVVEDDPAIGSELVEALGVHGYRAVLADTGRRALDEAGNEPPDLVLLDLGLPDVEGVALCRRLRTALPETVIVVLTARTQEFEVVVALDAGADDYLTKPFRLTELMARLRAHLRRCAALPGERSVAVGRLRLDLPARRAYVDATEVALRPKEFDLLVALAARAGEVVTREELMDEVWDVNWFGPTKTLDVHVFALRRKLADHGEDVRRITTVRGRGYRYETDL from the coding sequence ATGACAGCGATCCGTGTGCTCGTGGTGGAGGACGACCCCGCCATCGGTTCCGAGCTCGTCGAGGCGCTGGGGGTGCACGGCTACCGCGCGGTTCTGGCCGACACCGGCCGTCGCGCCCTCGACGAGGCGGGAAACGAGCCGCCGGACCTGGTGCTGCTCGATCTCGGCCTGCCCGACGTCGAGGGTGTGGCGCTGTGCCGCAGGCTCCGGACGGCGCTGCCCGAGACGGTGATCGTGGTGCTGACGGCCAGGACGCAGGAGTTCGAGGTGGTGGTCGCCCTGGACGCGGGCGCGGACGACTACCTGACCAAGCCCTTCCGGCTGACCGAGCTGATGGCCCGCCTGCGCGCGCATCTGCGCAGGTGCGCGGCCCTGCCCGGGGAGCGGAGCGTGGCGGTCGGCAGGCTGCGGCTGGACCTGCCCGCCAGGCGCGCCTACGTGGACGCCACCGAGGTGGCGCTGCGGCCCAAGGAGTTCGATCTTCTGGTGGCGCTGGCCGCCCGGGCGGGGGAGGTGGTCACCCGGGAGGAGCTGATGGACGAGGTCTGGGACGTCAACTGGTTCGGTCCCACCAAGACACTGGACGTGCACGTGTTCGCGCTCCGGCGCAAGCTGGCCGATCACGGTGAGGACGTGCGGCGCATCACCACGGTCCGCGGCCGGGGCTACCGGTACGAGACCGATCTATGA
- a CDS encoding DUF427 domain-containing protein → MATARWNGEIIAESDDTRIVEGNHYFPIESVSSQYLKPSETTTVCSWKGTASYYTLHVDGKDNPDAAWYYPDPKPEAAQIKDHVAFWKGVDVTG, encoded by the coding sequence ATGGCAACTGCGCGCTGGAACGGCGAGATCATTGCGGAGAGCGACGACACCCGGATCGTCGAGGGCAACCACTACTTCCCCATCGAATCGGTGTCCTCGCAGTATCTGAAGCCGTCGGAGACCACCACGGTGTGCTCCTGGAAGGGGACGGCGAGCTACTACACCCTGCACGTCGACGGCAAGGACAACCCCGACGCCGCCTGGTACTACCCGGACCCCAAGCCCGAGGCCGCCCAGATCAAGGACCACGTGGCCTTCTGGAAGGGCGTGGACGTCACCGGCTGA
- a CDS encoding ABC transporter ATP-binding protein — translation MTELVRCENVARTYGKGVDAVVAVHGITCSLEPGAQVAVTGPSGSGKSTLLHLLAGLDRPTAGQVSWPALDDEPHGRIGLIFQGPSLLPPLDVLENVALPLLVAGRTETDTRAAATRALRDVGIGSLARKLPEELSGGQAQRVAVARVLAAAPRLILADEPTGQLDSAMAGHVIDLLVEAAVRLDAALLVSTHDLLITERISRHWEMHDGTLRKDAPCSR, via the coding sequence ATGACCGAGCTCGTACGCTGCGAGAACGTGGCCCGCACCTACGGCAAGGGCGTCGACGCGGTGGTCGCCGTGCACGGGATCACCTGCTCGCTGGAGCCCGGTGCGCAGGTGGCGGTGACCGGCCCGTCCGGATCGGGCAAGAGCACCCTCCTGCACCTCCTGGCCGGCCTCGACCGGCCCACCGCCGGACAGGTCTCCTGGCCCGCCCTGGACGACGAGCCACACGGCCGGATCGGCCTCATCTTCCAGGGGCCGAGCCTGCTGCCCCCGCTGGACGTCCTCGAGAACGTCGCGCTGCCGCTGCTCGTCGCCGGGCGGACGGAGACGGACACCCGGGCGGCGGCGACACGCGCCCTTCGCGACGTGGGCATCGGGTCCCTGGCCCGCAAACTGCCCGAAGAGCTCTCCGGCGGTCAGGCGCAGCGCGTCGCCGTCGCCCGGGTGCTGGCCGCGGCGCCCCGGCTGATCCTCGCCGACGAGCCCACGGGTCAGCTCGACTCCGCCATGGCGGGACACGTGATCGACCTGCTCGTGGAGGCGGCCGTCAGGCTGGACGCGGCCCTGCTGGTGTCCACCCACGACCTGCTGATCACCGAGCGCATCTCCCGGCACTGGGAGATGCATGACGGCACTCTTCGCAAGGACGCGCCATGCTCTCGCTGA